Proteins from a genomic interval of Labrus mixtus chromosome 24, fLabMix1.1, whole genome shotgun sequence:
- the LOC132959388 gene encoding otospiralin-like isoform X1 translates to MTKCFLLSVFVLLMLIPAVFCFVSGAPEDAGEGGKQKRSIPNWAMTSDDFFGWVEELRKHAGYEQIEELARTFWAHFPSADRLGYGAHEPEE, encoded by the exons ATGACCAAGTGTTTCCTGCTGAGTGTGTTCGTCCTCCTGATGCTGATTCCTGCAG TTTTCTGTTTCGTTTCAGGGGCTCCTGAGGATGCAGGTGAAG GCGGGAAACAGAAGCGCAGCATCCCAAACTGGGCGATGACCTCCGACGACTTCTTCGGTTGGGTGGAGGAGCTCCGGAAACACGCCGGCTACGAGCAGATCGAAGAGCTGGCCAGGACCTTCTGGGCTCACTTCCCCTCCGCAGACCGACTCGGGTACGGAGCCCACGAACCGGAAGAGTAG
- the LOC132959388 gene encoding otospiralin-like isoform X2, with translation MTKCFLLSVFVLLMLIPAGAPEDAGEGGKQKRSIPNWAMTSDDFFGWVEELRKHAGYEQIEELARTFWAHFPSADRLGYGAHEPEE, from the exons ATGACCAAGTGTTTCCTGCTGAGTGTGTTCGTCCTCCTGATGCTGATTCCTGCAG GGGCTCCTGAGGATGCAGGTGAAG GCGGGAAACAGAAGCGCAGCATCCCAAACTGGGCGATGACCTCCGACGACTTCTTCGGTTGGGTGGAGGAGCTCCGGAAACACGCCGGCTACGAGCAGATCGAAGAGCTGGCCAGGACCTTCTGGGCTCACTTCCCCTCCGCAGACCGACTCGGGTACGGAGCCCACGAACCGGAAGAGTAG